The genomic stretch ACGCCGGGAACTGCCACTAGTTCACGTTCTATCACCCAGTCATGGATAGCAGAAAGTTCGCCGATTGGTTTTGTGCTTTTCAATACATATCGGAATATTTCGCCCGTCGCACCATAGGGAGGCTCTATTTCTGCATCCGCTCCTTCTGGAAGTTCTGCACTCTGAAGGCGGTTGGAGGTATACTGTTGGGCATAGAAATCATCAATTTCATCATCAAAGATGACTGTGACTACAGACAGGCCAAATAGAGAAATAGAACGGACATCACTCTTTTTTGGAATGGTGTTCATCTCTTTCATCAGTGGTAGGGTGATGAATTTCTCTACTTCTTCAGCACTTCTACCTGGCCATTGGGTGATGATCCTTGCCCTGGTGTTAGTGACATCCGGAAAAGCTTCTATGGGTGTATTGATGTAGCTGATCACCCCTGCTACAAACAGTAGTCCGGTGATGAAGAATACGATAGTGGAATTTCTGAGGGCAAATCCTACGATTCCCTGTACTAACTTTTGCATGTTTTTAGTCTTGGAAATTTTTCAGCTGCTCGTAAACCAGCAGGTTATTAGTGGAAAGGATTTGTTCTCCTTCATTCAATCCGGATTTGACGTAAGCTATACGTCCGTGTTTACTCAGGAAGTCAATAGTTCGCACTTCTATGCTGCAATCATTTCTATACACTAAAGCGAAATAGCGATTGGAATCAAAAATCAGATTGTCCATCGGAACAGCTAGAGCGGTGCCTGTAGACCCCACACTTAGGTGAACATCCACCAGCATTCCGGGCTTAAGTTTGAGGTCTGTGTTTTTAAGCTCGATTCTGGCTTTAAGAACCTTCGATTCAGTATCCAAAACCTGCGAAATGACAGAGATTTCTCCGTTGAGTACTAAGTCTTTGTAAGAATGTGTTCGGATTTCTGCTTGCATTCCTTTCTCTATATGGCTGACATCGGAGGCATAGACGTTTGCCATGATCCAGATTTCCTCCAGATTGGAGATGGTAAATAGAGGGTCGCCCTCAGAGGAAATCTGGGTTCCCCCTGCAATATGTTTATCAGTAATAATTCCTGATACCGGAGATTTTATCTGGAATACACCCCGCTCTTCACTGGGACTGAAAAGGTTGAGGTTGTTTGTAACCCGCTCCAGCTCTGTGTTGAGTATATCTAGCTCACTTTGGGCTTCTAGGAGATCTTTTTCAGATGATATTCCACTTTCATACATGGATTTAGCGGATTCCAGTCTTTTGCTGGCCACTTTCAGTTGTGAGTTGAGTGACTTTTGCTCTGATTGCATAGAGATCAGTTCTGTACTTTTCAGCTCGGCTAGAATCTGACCTTTCTTCACTTCATCGCCTATAGAGAAATAGGTGTTGGTAATGATGCCGCTTACCAAAGGGATAAAACTCAGGACGTGGTCGGGATTGGTTTCCACAGATCCAGTGAGGTGTAGCTTTTCCACAACTGGTTCCAAGGACACCTGATAAAAGCCGACTTTGCTTTTGAAATTTTCATTCAGGCAGAAGCTGGTGGGTTTTTCTTTCACCTGCTTTGGTGCGTTGGTGCAGCTGAAAGTAAATACACTGACAACTAGGGCGACCGCGATGAATTTATTGGAGAATTGCTGCATTTTTTTAGTTGAATAGATCCGTTCCAAGTGTGAAATTCAATTCCTCAGCTTTCTTTTGGATTTTCAGTTTGTTTTCGAGGATGATTGTTTTGTTTTCCAGATAAGCCTCCAGAAAATCCAGGAAGGTCAGCATGCCTATATCCCTGTTTTTGAAATTGCTGATGTAACTTTCTAGGAGTTTGTCGAGGGTATGCTCATAGTCAGGGTCAATTTCCCGAAAAAGAGTGATGCTGGTTTGAAGGTTTTGCCATGCTAGGATTACTTCATTTTCTACTTCCTGAGCCTTATATCTGCTGAGCAGTTCAGCTTGTTTGATCGTGTATTCGGCATGTTTAATGTTGCCTTGGTTACGGTTGAGAACCGGAAGGTCCATGGTCAACCCAACTCCGAAAAAGTTGTAAAGGAAGTTGCCCCCGCGGTCATATCCTGCTTTGAATGCCAGATCTGGTATTCTTTGGGCTCTTTCGTAGAGGTAATTTTTTTGTGCATAGTCCAATCCAAGGACTTCGATCTTGTAATCAGGCCTCCACTCCGCGGCTAAATGTGATAGCTCGCCGAGCTTCATTTTTTCAAGTTGAGCAATATCCCGCTCGTAACCTTCGTCTGTAATTACCAAATAGATCTCAGGGGGGAGGTTCATTAGGAGTTTTAGGTCCTTTTGTTCCTCATGGAGCTCATCGTCCAGCTGATTGATCTGTTTCGCAATTTCCAGTTCTGCAGCTTTCAGACGTATATACTCTCCTTTGGAAACATTGCCTAATTCTACCTGGTTTTTGTAAGCTCCGGACAGTTGCCGAACAGATTCCAGTTGGCTTCGGTAGAGTTTTCTGGAAAACTGTAAATACTGAAGATCACTTAGGCTATTTCTAAACTCCAGTTTAAGCGCTCGGAGGAGATCCTGAAAGTACTGTTCCGCTATGGCCTCATTTACTTTTTCCATATCTACCAGTTTTTTCCGTTTCCCGGCGGTTTGGACTAGTTGTTCTATGGAAGCGGAGATTTGTTGGTTTCTTCCAAAATTGCCTAAAATAGGAGGTAGCCCCTCCCCAAAATAGCCGGTACCGTTTAGCCCGTTTACTGAGGTTCCGATGTTGATTTCATCGAGTTCTAGCGTGGGATTTGGCCAGAGTTTAGCTTGCATGGTCAGCGCTTCTGCTTGAGGGATATTCAGTTTTTCTGCAAGAAGCAACAGATTTTCCTCTAAAAATTTGATCTCGCTCTGTTGCCTGCTAAGCCTTAAAGTGTCTTGTGCAAAGGAGCTGGCTAAGGTGAAAA from Algoriphagus sp. NG3 encodes the following:
- a CDS encoding TolC family protein, whose protein sequence is MDIKKCLSGIFLLSIFTLASSFAQDTLRLSRQQSEIKFLEENLLLLAEKLNIPQAEALTMQAKLWPNPTLELDEINIGTSVNGLNGTGYFGEGLPPILGNFGRNQQISASIEQLVQTAGKRKKLVDMEKVNEAIAEQYFQDLLRALKLEFRNSLSDLQYLQFSRKLYRSQLESVRQLSGAYKNQVELGNVSKGEYIRLKAAELEIAKQINQLDDELHEEQKDLKLLMNLPPEIYLVITDEGYERDIAQLEKMKLGELSHLAAEWRPDYKIEVLGLDYAQKNYLYERAQRIPDLAFKAGYDRGGNFLYNFFGVGLTMDLPVLNRNQGNIKHAEYTIKQAELLSRYKAQEVENEVILAWQNLQTSITLFREIDPDYEHTLDKLLESYISNFKNRDIGMLTFLDFLEAYLENKTIILENKLKIQKKAEELNFTLGTDLFN
- a CDS encoding efflux RND transporter periplasmic adaptor subunit, with translation MQQFSNKFIAVALVVSVFTFSCTNAPKQVKEKPTSFCLNENFKSKVGFYQVSLEPVVEKLHLTGSVETNPDHVLSFIPLVSGIITNTYFSIGDEVKKGQILAELKSTELISMQSEQKSLNSQLKVASKRLESAKSMYESGISSEKDLLEAQSELDILNTELERVTNNLNLFSPSEERGVFQIKSPVSGIITDKHIAGGTQISSEGDPLFTISNLEEIWIMANVYASDVSHIEKGMQAEIRTHSYKDLVLNGEISVISQVLDTESKVLKARIELKNTDLKLKPGMLVDVHLSVGSTGTALAVPMDNLIFDSNRYFALVYRNDCSIEVRTIDFLSKHGRIAYVKSGLNEGEQILSTNNLLVYEQLKNFQD